In Dromaius novaehollandiae isolate bDroNov1 chromosome 3, bDroNov1.hap1, whole genome shotgun sequence, the following are encoded in one genomic region:
- the LOC112992627 gene encoding low density lipoprotein receptor adapter protein 1-like, whose product MEALRAAGRAVLRSPRLARHGLGLRRRRKLPESWADMQEPLLEGMCFTLKYLGMTLVEKPKGEDMAAAAIRRIVAMARGGARKFQKVILTVSPRGISLQDAETKEVVENISIYRISYCTTDKLQNKVFAYVAQSQESGALECHAFLSPKKKIAQAVTLTVAQAFQMALDLWEAAHTGSRQEQPLHPSCALESSEPGRASEPAPPGSPPFRHHFGEEEEEEEEEDDNLDEALSGCMEELGGGPHSPAASVPPAPAASSPATQLPLPLRWPRLGHPPDSRRQLGGVGAPPSPGPSSASPAAPLG is encoded by the exons AGCTGCCCGAGAGCTGGGCCGATATGCAGGAGCCGCTGCTCGAGGGGATGTGCTTCACGCTCAAGTACCTGGGCATGACGCTGGTGGAGAAGCCTAAAGGAGAGGACATGGCCGCTGCTGCCATCCGCCGGATCGTCGCCATG GCGCGGGGGGGAGCCAGGAAGTTCCAGAAGGTGATTCTGACCGTGTCGCCGAGGGGCATTTCGCTGCAGGACGCGGAGACCAAAGAGGTGGTGGAGAACATCTCGATCTACAG GATCTCCTACTGCACGACGGACAAGCTGCAGAACAAGGTCTTTGCTTATGTTGCCCAGAGCCAGGAGAGCGGGGCCCTGGAGTGCCATGCCTTCCTCTCGCCCAAGAAGAAGATC gcCCAGGCTGTGACTCTGACTGTGGCCCAGGCCTTCCAGATGGCGCTGGATCTCTGGGAAGCAGCACATACAG GCTCTAGGCAGGAACAGCCCCTTCACCCTTCCTGTGCTTTGGAGAGCAGTGAGCCTGGCAGAGCAAGTGAGCCAGCCCCCCCGGGGAGCCCTCCCTTCAGACACCACTTTGGG gaggaggaagaggaggaggaggaggaagatgacaaCCTGGATGAAGCTTTATCCGG CTGCATGGAGGAGCTGGGCGGGGGCCCCCACAGCCCAGCAG CGTCGGTGCCTCCCGCGCCTGCAGCGAGCTCGCCTGCCACgcagctcccgctcccgctgcgctGGCCCCGCCTGGGACACCCCCCAGACAGCCGGAGGCAGCTGGGAGGGGTCGGAGCCCCCCCGTCACCCGGCCCCAgcagcgccagccccgcggcccctctGGGCTGA